One Carya illinoinensis cultivar Pawnee chromosome 5, C.illinoinensisPawnee_v1, whole genome shotgun sequence genomic window, TTTAAAACAAGTGTGTGGATAAAAGAGTGTCTCTCCACACGAGTTGAGATTCATCTCGTCTCTAAAACCAAATAGCTCTAATTAGTATTCTTTAGTGAATGCTTGGCAGTTGGCAATGTTGCCTTGCACCCCAAATGTTAGCTTCTCCTtctgcactctctctctcatatatatatatatatatgaaaaaagtaCTCTAActacaaaagaattatataaaaataatactacaaaTTAACATGAATTGGTGTAGtttgttaaattgtaaaattattttattgtaaaatatatctaacCGATCAGATGAAATCATATCATTTTGTATGATTGATTTTATGTATTTCCCTCGTGTATATAACACTCCTAGTAAGAGTATATGTACACACACATACTAGATTTACTTTTGGACTCAACAGACCCGTTGCCTCAGCATCTTCATAATATCGGACAAAGATGAATTGATGATCCCAAAGATTAaaagacgagagagagagagagagagagagagagagagagagagagagagagagacgaatgaTCCCAATTATTAATTCTATAAAATTGTGGGTTGAAGATCAGTATACCTATAAGgacaaaataaagaagaaactcAATTTGATTGTTACTAAGCACCTTTGAGCTGCACAAAGTTAGATCCAGAAAAGTTTATCAGCCTTGGGCAACTTTGAAACCAGAGgcttgagtttttatttattcttttatttttgtattgaaactGGGGAAATTAGAGTTGCTCTATCCAATTACTCATATAAGTTAAATGAAAATATcatgataaaataatctaatttactCTCACAATGATCCTACGTTTTCAATATCACACTCTATATTATTGTTAAACAACCATTACTATTATAGAGATTAAAGTCACATCATCCAttcattattttgaattttttagtttttatattttaataattctatttttaatttggttaaCAATTCGTTAAATacgccatgccatgccaagaaTATTAGTTGTgaagattaaaaattaaagagaaataaaagttACAATCATAAATATGCAAGCGTGTGTatcattatgaaaataaataaataaatatgagatctatataaaaacttaattaatttttaataataaacttcactttttattcatttcttcgCTCAAGACGGTGCCGTTTCTTACTTTCTCTCTCTTGCCGACGTCGGCGTTTCGCTCCGAGCTCTCTCCCTTGTCCACTGGTGAGACTCATCTCTTCACTCGAGCAAAATTTATAAGACTTCTCAccattaacatgaaaataaagaagaaagatCATGTTGTTTGACTAATATGAACACTCTTTTAAAATgtctacaaatatatataactatatatataggtaactttttatttaatagatttTCTTAATCTTACACGTCGCAAAGGTTTTAAGACCAGTGATAATAAATCCAACAAAAGGGacataacaatttttttttttttttttccgatcaAAATTTCAGAATACTGGGAGAATTTAACAGATGACAGTCCAAAGTTATGGGAAGTAGTTCTATAATTACAAAAGAGAAGTTCTTTAGATCAAGAACAGAGCTCCTATGGTAGAATTTGAGACACTGAAAAACAGTGAACCTTCTATTCATACCGTGGCTAACATTTCTGTGACTTCCTATGCAGCCAGCGTTTGTTTTCTAGGAatactatttttcttcttctttctcggAATTGGCCCTGCTAATTGGGAAGACTGGAAAAACATTGGATGACAACTGAGAAACATCGAGAAAGAAGGAACAAAGTCAGGGAGAGAGCTCCGGTACAGAAGTCAGGCTGGGCTCCCACCCCAATCCTCGGAATGGTTTTCCCTTTGGGAGTGGAGGTACAAAAGGTTTTTTCCCTCTTAACACGATTCCTCGTTGAAGGTTTTGTGTCTTCTGAGCACTTTTCGGTCCTGTCCTTggattgataaaaatattttgcataaaaaatacTATCCTCCAGACTTATTTCACCTACATCTATGGTGATCTTCCAATCCCAAGTCTCCTTTTTTACTGCAACATGTTCTTTTACCTCGGCCTTTTTCCGGAGTTTATGCACAGTTGAGGATGGGACTACATGGTATTTCTGACCAGGCAAGAGACTGTCTTCCGGACATAATAGGGAGTCGTGTGGACTTTTGAAGACTTCTGGCCGCGCAACAGACATCCCAGGATATTTTTCCATCAGCTTAGATGCAGGAATTGCATTTGGATAGAGTTCCTCACGCCCACCTGCATGAACTATTCTGACGTAAATATTTTTTCCCTGTAATCTCACGTCCAAGGATATGGAAGctcctctcacttctttcaCTTCTTTCTTCCCTCTAGATTCAGATGATCTGTCGTCTGAAGCTCCTTCCAACTCTTTCCTCCCGCTTTCTCTATTGCTGGAATACCGACTGAACCCCACCAAAGGAATGCACCTCTTCAGCATGGTTGCCAATGTCGTACACTGACCAAAGTTTTCGTCATAATCCGCTGACAGGGAATGTGGAGTGATTTGTGTATTGTGTTGCTTGAGTTATGCCACTGTTATCAACCAATGTCAATGGaagattctttttgttttgacgGACGGCTTAACATTTTTCAATAGAAGATAGTGATGAAACCAAGGTGAGCCTTGAAGTGAAAGGAAATGACTTCATCTTGTATCTATTTGGAAATTTGTCCCCCTTTCTTTGAAGTGAAAACCAAAGTCGTGAGCCTTGAACATGGCATGAAAAGGCATCATCGCCTTGGCCTCAAAATGAGCAATTCGATTTAAACTAGGGCAAGTTTTGCAAGCACATCCTTGTACTAGAATCATAATCCCATAAGCCTGACAATACCTGTCTCTCTAGCTTCTTCAGCCTCCCACCAATCCAATTGTTGTGGAGAACAAAGCAACCCATCTTCACACAGGCAGCTTTAACGTTTTTCTTCCGCCACAGATCTAGGTAAGCACCGTTTGGGAAGAGGTTTCTATCTAAGAAATGAACAGTCAGATTCGTTTCAGGTTCCACACATCTATTATCACCCACACGATTGGACCCACCTTCCCCACACAATGTGTCATAGAAGCTTGGCTGCTCAGATAGGGCCGACGTCGCTGCATGCTTCACCACCTTCTCCATGGCAGCAATAGTTGAATTGTCAGAACGAGCAAAGTAGAAACCAGAGTTTAAACGCCTAGGTAAGTTTATTGGTCCTGTATACGCCACATCAAAAGAGAGGGATGGTTTCAGTCACATGAAATTCAGAAGATGTTATCAATTAATCAAATATAAGTGAATCACATGAAATTATCCAATGTATCATTGTTTCCTGCTTCAATAGCATATTTGTTTTCTGTAAGTTGTACCACTCAGAGAGGGGGTTACTATTTGAAGTTTGAGAATGCTTGGAATATGCACCTGTCTTGTTAAATTCATCAGACTGTGCCCCAAGAACGGCAGGGCCAAGAGAGTGAAGCAAAGGCAATGGATTCATAAACCAATATACATCCACATCACTTAGGAGCACGTTGTAACCAAGCTTCAGTATACTTAAAACCATTCTGGATTTCACTTTGGTCACCCTCTGAAAGCATTCTGTACCAAAGTGGCAGTCATTGAAGCTGATGTTATTTGGAGCCAGTGGGTCCTTGAAAACAGGCAGACCCTACCAGTAACCAGAATTTGTTTAATTTAGATTACGCACAGGTGGGGGCAATAACAATTCCAAAGCATCAGGGGTAATCAGCAGACAGCAAGATAGAACACAAGGCACAACTCAGCAACTCAATTAACGTGTTTGATGCGAAAAGAAAGAACGATATCAACTACACTAAAAAATATCAGAGTCGTGTAAACAATATGCAGACATATGGAGATCAGTCCACTACACAGACAAGCTTCAAGATTTGAAGGACCAGAGTTTAAACGCCTAGGTATTGGTCCTGTATACGCCACATCAAAAGAGAGGGATGGTTTCAGTCACATGAAATTCAGAAGATGTTATCAATTAATCAAATATAAGTGAATCACATGAAATTATCCAATGTATCATTGTTTCCTTCTTCAATAGCATATTTGTTTTCTGTAAGTTGTACCACTCAGAGAGGGGGTTACTATTTGAAGTTTGAGAATGCTTGGAATATGCACCTGTCTTGTTAAATTCATCAGACTGTGCCACAAGAACGGCAGGGCCAAGAGAGTGAAGCAAAGGCAATGGATTCATAAACCAATATACATCCACATCACTTAGGAGCACGTTGTAACCAAGCTTCAGTATACTTAAAACCATTCTGGATTTCACTTTGGTCACCCTCTGAAAGCATTCTGTACTAAAGTGGCAGTCATTGAAGCTGATGTTATTTGGAGCCAGTGGGTCCTTGAAAACAGGCAGACCCTACCAGTAACCAGAATTTGTTTAATTTAGATTACGCACAGGTGGGGGCAATAACAATTCCAAAGCATCAGGGGTAATCAGCAGGCAGCAAGATAGAACACAAGGCACAACTCAGCAACTCAATTAACGTGTTTGATGCGAAAAGTAAGAATGATATCAACTACACTAAAAAATATCAGAGTCGTGTAAACAATATGCAGACATATGGAGATCAGTCCACTACACAGACAAGCTTCAAGATTCGAAGGACCAAACAGGGGGTTGATAAATATAGGGGCCACAAATTTGCCACCCTTGGGTGCAATGCTGTGGTTGATTAAATCTGCTCTACCTAAAGCATATCTGCGTATGCCAAATAGAGCGCATGGATGTCCATAAACACGCATTTTGTGTAACAGAGAATGACCAACAAGTTGattagaacaaaaaataaaataaaattagaaggaaaaaaacaatataaaaactGTAGTGAAGCATAAATACCTGCAGAACAGAGAACGAGTAGGTTTCTTGGTCAAGGGCACAGATCATAAAATTTGTAATCAGAAGGCGGCGTAATCTGCACACCCAATTCATTAGCATGTCCTTATAACTATATCCAGCAACTGCAAGCACAATTGTTTTATTCTTATCTGCAATTAATGGAAGGAGTGACTCCAAGGAGAATGAAAGATCTAATGGGGCTGAGGGTCTCATCTGATCCTTCAAAGAGCAATCTAGTATTTTGTCCAGTGATTTAATAGCATCAACACAAGCCACGATCCTCTTTTTCCACCATGAATGCAAGATCCTTCTCTTACATAAGCTACGGGCACTCTGGTATCCGTATGGATAGACAGTTTTTTCAGTTGTGTTGGTGAAAACATATTGTCCGCTACATTTCAAAAGTTTTATCAGGCTAGAGTAATTAGCCTCGCGATATAACAATGATCCATACAATGCCCCAATATGGGAATTGCCAACATACTCCCACCTTCTGTTTTCAATATCTGAAACTCTGGAATCTCCAACTATTCCATTAGGCCAATGGTCCTGATGATTTAGATGGAAACTTGAGATGGTCCAACTGGCATCAAACACAAACCTGAGTTCAGATGATACAGCCTCATTAATGACCCAGTGGTTGTGGATCCCCTTCCCATACAAGAAAGGAGGAAGAACTCCTGTATGTAATGGCCAATCTCCGCTGTTCCAAGCCATAAGCATTCTTCCTTCACAACGATTCCATCGCCAGATTTTAGAAAGCAGCTCCTGCAACTGAAGAAATGTAGAATAGTTGTTAAACGGACTAGTCTCGAGTGGGCTCATCAACTTTCAACCTGGAACAAGTTCTGTTGTACCTCCTGGGTTCTCACCCATTTTCCATCCCCTCTTTGCCAATGTTTCCCAGCTTCATCCAAGTAGTATGGGAAGTAGGAGAAATTACGTGATGAAGCAACAAGGAGCCAATCACGGTCAAGTTCATAAGCGTAGTTTAGGGTGGAAATGAAGTCAGGTAGAAGAATGGTTTCGGGATCAATAACAACGAAAATATCCGATGTGAATGACCGCGATCTTGCTATCATTGAATGAAAGAATGGGGTACCAAGGAacctatatacatatatatactgaTCAGAAGGCAATGGATTCAATGTCTTTCCTTGTAAATGAGGCAAGAAACAGTCCTCCAACTCCCGGCACAGCAAAAATACCAAATTGAAGCTTTACAGATATTCTCGTTCAAATTAATACGGTCAATTCTATTTGATGgattaaaaatcaataaaataacttaatatGCTTACGTGAAATCAATGTTGGGCTCAACCAAAACCCTCGAACCAAAGGGAACTGCGAAAGAAACAGCGGAAGGGTCTTGGCTGAAGAGAACAACAATAATTTGTGCGGACAGTGCAAGCCATGACCGAATAGCTAGACTCTGCCTAGCCCCAACAGAGCCATTGAATGGACTAGGTGCTGAGAATATGGTAATCTTCGGATTGTCTGGATCGCCGACAGCTTCTTGATCAAGTTTGGTCACTCTGATCCGATCCTTGAGGGTAGGTAACCTCTGAGtagaatagagagagagaccaaTTAACACAAACCCAGATAGCCAAACTGACCATAATCCAACTTGAAATGCCTGGGAACCAAAACAAACTGCTGAGCAATAATCCGCATGAATCCAAAACaggaaatataaaaaactacGCAAAAAAAGAATACGAGGTGGTTTCATAAGAAGGCATGGATAACAAATTGGCATATTGGGGAAGTCAGACAACTTAACAGCAGAAAGAAGTGAAAAGAGAAAGGACCTTCATTGCTGTGTTGTGAGAAGAAAACCAAATGAAGTTGGTATGGAgaggtttgttttgtttatttatggACTGTTTGAGTGGCGGCTGTactggttttctttttttcttttttcttttttgtgtgcGTGTGTGGCGAGGGGGTGAAACTTAACTGAAAGATACAAAATGCGCTAGTATCAAACTTCCCCACTAGTATCAGCACCACCAAGACGGGGAAGACCATGAGCCATGTGAGGTTTGCCGACATGGACACCTTGGTTTCCATtaaaaacctttcttttccgCATTTGAAAATTCGAAATATGTCGGtcaaccgagagagagagagagatgatttgAGGAGACTCTTTGGGAGACGCATCTCTTCTAGTCTCTTCTTCAAGTCGACCTGCCTAAAATGCGTGCTACAAAGCCGTATCCCCCAGAAAATATGCACGAGCAATACCACGTCTTTGCTTAAAGTCAATTCGCCAATATGCGCAGAAACTAACGCCTCAGAATCCTCCCATCTTTTTTATACAGAAAGATGTCACCTTTGTTGAAATAATTTAAGACCCAAAAGCCAGTTTTATGAACTTAATAATTTGTAATCAACTTATAATACTTAGAACTAAGAGCAGTCCCAATGGCTcttctataatatattttccttcaaaatttaaagaaatgctCTTAAAGTATTATTCCATtggattttgtattttaaaattagtttacaTTTTGCTACAGTGACCCCTCTACAAGTAGAGGATACTCTACATCAATCTaaacatttttaattcatttctctttcccctcattcaatattttaaatatcttaataatattcttttacaATTATCCAAAATGTATTTTCTCATAATATgctttgagaatatttttattatataatctattctttttattttttgaattaatttatattttagttgaCCTTATAAATTTaggttaatttaaaatagaatataattatatgatattgtatatgaggagatattgcaaatatcaaaatatatgaGGATATTATTGATAGttggagaaaatatttgaaatgaataaaaaagaataaacagtataatatttaaatgatatgaagaaaaaatagataatctaatgtatggtatattataaaagtcagtatgtaaaatagaaaaaataaattttgataatatattttaaaagataggaTAGATAAACTATTAAGAGTGCTCTAAGAGACTTGTGTGCATTAATTATGCGTTTTGCACAGAAACTTTGATTGTCTCAACCACTAATGCTTTATTAAAGACCACATAAGGACTAGTTTAAGGGTAGAGTCAACAAATTGTATACATATTCGGCGAGGAGTTCAAAGTCACTCGGAGAGATGGTATATCAAACTATTCATAGTGGAGTTGGAGTTGAAACTATAACTTTATacaagacattttttttttttttaaattattgaggAGTTcaatagaatttatataatttttagaattgaACCAGTTATaccgattttatatttttaagaactGATATTGTACCTGTTACCCTCCTGAATCAGTACTCTGATTTTACTGGTTCTAATCCGATTTTTCGATTTTAATCAAGTATCAATTTCATTAAATCACTAagtactagtatataattaatattactatataaaagtgatttaatattaataaattatagttatttaatataatactatagtgatttaatatagtattagtattaatatacatcagtatactaatatataccaattaattaaaataaaatgtaattaatatgctaatgtatatatattagtattactaatgtattatatatttatcaaaattatttaaagaaatatgttaagaatttattaggcctaaaaatgtaattaatatatattttttatattaataacatataatcaaacaaatgttcatgtttaatattataattttatgttataaattataatataaaattattttatatataattatatataatattaaaaattaactatatatataaaaacattgAACCGATCCAGTCTAGGCCAATTCGATTCCAAAAATCCTAAAACCGAAACCGAATTGATTTTATCCGGTTTGTGAAATCATAGAATTGATCCCGGACCAAACCGATGCTAAAACCAAACCAATAGGTATGGTCcgggtttattttttaatttttcggTTTAAATTTTCAACCCTAAGAATACATGAGTTaggaattaaatatatattatattcaaaaCTCGATTCTAATGACTCGTATGGAATATCGTATGGTAGAAGTAAAATATGTAATAGTTGTTGGCAAATGGGCCTCGATTATAAACTTGAAATCCTCGGGATTGGGCTTCCCACTTGCAAATAGGCTGGATTTTCTGTTGATTGGGCTTGGGCCCAGGGTGTTTTTCTTTTGAgtgattttaagtattttgtttaatttagtttatttttaggtaGTGTTAAGAACCAGTCTCTAGGGCTTAGGGTCTGTAGAGTTTGTACTCCACTCTTAGGGAGGGAGAGTTGTGCGGGCTGTCTTAGACGGTGGTTTAAGATAAAGGTTTGTCTCTCAGACTGTTAGTCTGGAGGGCTGTCTCTCAGACGGTTTAGTCTGGAGGAGTTGGACAAGACCATGTCAACTACAAAGAAATTTGTAGATTGGAGAGTGAATAAAGGTTATGATTTGGCTTGTATTTTTCAAGTCAGAAGTTGTAATTATCCAGTTTATAAATGGATGAAACACTATTTCactgtcaaaaaaaaaatcctcgaGATCAATTCCACATTGTTAATGGGCATTAGTGCAATTTGGAGAAACCAGAATCTATCATGATTTATATTTGAGTAAATCTTTTGGTCACACTGCTAAAGGGTTGAAATCAACCTCCAATGATTCTTGGCCATGTAGTCCATCCATGAGGCTCACAATGGGACTACATGGCACACAGATCCCCCATGAAAATTTTCTACTCTCAAGCCCAAATCTCTCCCCCCTCTCCTCTCTCCTATTTGTCGACAGCCTGACCCCTGTCCTAGATCCCTTACCCctgcctctctctccctctctcccatcTCACCATCGGTGAATGTTGACGCCATGATCCCCTAACTATCTCTCCCATTGTTGCCTATCGTGAACCTCGTTGCTTTGAACCTCGACATAAAGACCCCATGACCCCTCTCTCCGTTCAACCATCACCCCTTGACGCCGCAAAGCTATAAAACTTCACCCATCATTGCTATATCACCGCACAACGACGTTAATTGAAACAAGTAATTTTCTAACAATGTGCATATAGAACCATGGAAAGTCTCGAATTTATCTATCATAGATGATTATCATGTGCTCATTTGGTGTCTTGTGCTTGAACCACAACTAGGATGTTAAAGGGACCCCATGTACTAAGCAATATTGGACtatagagaagaaaaaatattagtgTCGATTGGCGATTTAATTCCTTATTGGTGATTTATGTAAAATAGCCTACAGAAAAAccaaaatattatgtattttcaaTTCGAAGAGTTTTGTTTCAAGTTTATTGGTGATTTCTGCAAAATAGACTACAGTGAATACATTGTTAAAGAGCCATATGAAAGACTACAGTGAATACATTGTTGTGACGGTTATATTCTGCATCAAAGGAATCAAAGGACATGATTTTTGAGAGGTTGGATGTTGTTGTAGAGGATGGcataaaagttcaaaatgggCCATAAAATACATGGACTAGCTGCTTCGAACTGGTAGAGATGGTCTGGTAGTAGTGGCAACGGCTGGTAGAAGCAACAAGCACAACTCATCTGATAGCATAGGGAAGGGAAAAACAATTCCTTCATAGGGTTTTTAATTCTTGGTAGAAATCTCATACTGTGATCCTCATGGTTGGTTTAAATTTATGCAATGTTGAGATGGTACCTTATTATTGGAGGCTGTTGAAGGGCTGAAAATAGCATGACCGTTCCAAAGCATTCTTTTTCAGATTTTACTAGTACTGAAAAGAGTTGTGTAATCAATAAGCTTTCAAAAGGAATTGAGTAGTCCTACAGCCGAAGAGTGAGATCCACAACAATCTCATGCCTGAAGgcttcttttattaaaatatatcaaaaaataatatttacagtcataaaatgcataaatactaaacactcattttaaaaaaagttgaataatgaGACTtgagagaaaattaattttctaataatagATCTCTCTTTCAAAACAAGTATGTTGGACTTGTTTTGAAAGAGTGAGATCTATGATTGTATACTCTTTTATTAATGTCTAACTATAATAATCTTTGTGCCATAGTTTTCAAAACTCAACACGTATAATTGGGTTCCATTAAGGATAAATTTTCTGGATCATAGACAGGATTTTGTAATATACAGATCATATTCTAAGATTCAATAAAATAGAAATCGTTTTTTATCATGTTGGTTTTCCCCAAAACTaactacttttattttattaaaatcaataaaCCTGTCCTCCAAGACAAAGTCTtcaaactctcaaattattatatcaatacatcaacaaaaaataattacataaattattatatcAATATATCAGCAAAAAATAATTGCTGGAGGATATGGAATACGGGAGGCTCCCCACATCGTGTTACGTACTTGTTATACGGGAAGGACATAACCAGTGACAATGGAACCACCCCGCGCACGCGCGAGAGAGTAAAGATAAATGATGGAAAATTTCAATATATGCAACGCAAAGAAActataagaggaaaaaaaaaacaatataaccGAAACATTACTCAGTACCTATGTTCTTCGCTAGGTTTGGGAGCGGACTGTCAAGAGTGTCTTGTCCTGGTGGTGAGAGATGGTAGATTAGTGAACATACAGATCAAAATCCACGGATAAGGAAAGTGGAGGAAAAAGGGCAAACTTGAAGAGATGATGGGAAATGTGATGACCGCCGGCCAAACAGA contains:
- the LOC122310815 gene encoding beta-arabinofuranosyltransferase RAY1 isoform X3; this translates as MKAFQVGLWSVWLSGFVLIGLSLYSTQRLPTLKDRIRVTKLDQEAVGDPDNPKITIFSAPSPFNGSVGARQSLAIRSWLALSAQIIVVLFSQDPSAVSFAVPFGSRVLVEPNIDFTFLGTPFFHSMIARSRSFTSDIFVVIDPETILLPDFISTLNYAYELDRDWLLVASSRNFSYFPYYLDEAGKHWQRGDGKWVRTQELQELLSKIWRWNRCEGRMLMAWNSGDWPLHTGVLPPFLYGKGIHNHWVINEAVSSELRFVFDASWTISSFHLNHQDHWPNGIVGDSRVSDIENRRWEYVGNSHIGALYGSLLYREANYSSLIKLLKCSGQYVFTNTTEKTVYPYGYQSARSLCKRRILHSWWKKRIVACVDAIKSLDKILDCSLKDQMRPSAPLDLSFSLESLLPLIADKNKTIVLAVAGYSYKDMLMNWVCRLRRLLITNFMICALDQETYSFSVLQGLPVFKDPLAPNNISFNDCHFGTECFQRVTKVKSRMVLSILKLGYNVLLSDVDVYWFMNPLPLLHSLGPAVLGAQSDEFNKTGPINLPRRLNSGFYFARSDNSTIAAMEKVVKHAATSALSEQPSFYDTLCGEGGSNRVGDNRCVEPETNLTVHFLDRNLFPNGAYLDLWRKKNVKAACVKMGCFVLHNNWIGGRLKKLERQVLSGLWDYDSSTRMCLQNLP
- the LOC122310815 gene encoding beta-arabinofuranosyltransferase RAY1 isoform X4 — protein: MKRLPTLKDRIRVTKLDQEAVGDPDNPKITIFSAPSPFNGSVGARQSLAIRSWLALSAQIIVVLFSQDPSAVSFAVPFGSRVLVEPNIDFTFLGTPFFHSMIARSRSFTSDIFVVIDPETILLPDFISTLNYAYELDRDWLLVASSRNFSYFPYYLDEAGKHWQRGDGKWVRTQELQELLSKIWRWNRCEGRMLMAWNSGDWPLHTGVLPPFLYGKGIHNHWVINEAVSSELRFVFDASWTISSFHLNHQDHWPNGIVGDSRVSDIENRRWEYVGNSHIGALYGSLLYREANYSSLIKLLKCSGQYVFTNTTEKTVYPYGYQSARSLCKRRILHSWWKKRIVACVDAIKSLDKILDCSLKDQMRPSAPLDLSFSLESLLPLIADKNKTIVLAVAGYSYKDMLMNWVCRLRRLLITNFMICALDQETYSFSVLQGLPVFKDPLAPNNISFNDCHFGTECFQRVTKVKSRMVLSILKLGYNVLLSDVDVYWFMNPLPLLHSLGPAVLGAQSDEFNKTGPINLPRRLNSGFYFARSDNSTIAAMEKVVKHAATSALSEQPSFYDTLCGEGGSNRVGDNRCVEPETNLTVHFLDRNLFPNGAYLDLWRKKNVKAACVKMGCFVLHNNWIGGRLKKLERQVLSGLWDYDSSTRMCLQNLP
- the LOC122310815 gene encoding beta-arabinofuranosyltransferase RAY1 isoform X1, which encodes MPICYPCLLMKPPRILFLRSFLYFLFWIHADYCSAVCFGSQAFQVGLWSVWLSGFVLIGLSLYSTQRLPTLKDRIRVTKLDQEAVGDPDNPKITIFSAPSPFNGSVGARQSLAIRSWLALSAQIIVVLFSQDPSAVSFAVPFGSRVLVEPNIDFTFLGTPFFHSMIARSRSFTSDIFVVIDPETILLPDFISTLNYAYELDRDWLLVASSRNFSYFPYYLDEAGKHWQRGDGKWVRTQELQELLSKIWRWNRCEGRMLMAWNSGDWPLHTGVLPPFLYGKGIHNHWVINEAVSSELRFVFDASWTISSFHLNHQDHWPNGIVGDSRVSDIENRRWEYVGNSHIGALYGSLLYREANYSSLIKLLKCSGQYVFTNTTEKTVYPYGYQSARSLCKRRILHSWWKKRIVACVDAIKSLDKILDCSLKDQMRPSAPLDLSFSLESLLPLIADKNKTIVLAVAGYSYKDMLMNWVCRLRRLLITNFMICALDQETYSFSVLQGLPVFKDPLAPNNISFNDCHFGTECFQRVTKVKSRMVLSILKLGYNVLLSDVDVYWFMNPLPLLHSLGPAVLGAQSDEFNKTGPINLPRRLNSGFYFARSDNSTIAAMEKVVKHAATSALSEQPSFYDTLCGEGGSNRVGDNRCVEPETNLTVHFLDRNLFPNGAYLDLWRKKNVKAACVKMGCFVLHNNWIGGRLKKLERQVLSGLWDYDSSTRMCLQNLP
- the LOC122310815 gene encoding beta-arabinofuranosyltransferase RAY1 isoform X2, coding for MPICYPCLLMKPPRILFLRSFLYFLFWIHADYCSAVCFGSQAFQVGLWSVWLSGFVLIGLSLYSTQRLPTLKDRIRVTKLDQEAVGDPDNPKITIFSAPSPFNGSVGARQSLAIRSWLALSAQIIVVLFSQDPSAVSFAVPFGSRVLVEPNIDFTFLGTPFFHSMIARSRSFTSDIFVVIDPETILLPDFISTLNYAYELDRDWLLVASSRNFSYFPYYLDEAGKHWQRGDGKWVRTQELQELLSKIWRWNRCEGRMLMAWNSGDWPLHTGVLPPFLYGKGIHNHWVINEAVSSELRFVFDASWTISSFHLNHQDHWPNGIVGDSRVSDIENRRWEYVGNSHIGALYGSLLYREANYSSLIKLLKCSGQYVFTNTTEKTVYPYGYQSARSLCKRRILHSWWKKRIVACVDAIKSLDKILDCSLKDQMRPSAPLDLSFSLESLLPLIADKNKTIVLAVAGYSYKDMLMNWVCRLRRLLITNFMICALDQETYSFSVLQGLPVFKDPLAPNNISFNDCHFSTECFQRVTKVKSRMVLSILKLGYNVLLSDVDVYWFMNPLPLLHSLGPAVLVAQSDEFNKTGPINLPRRLNSGFYFARSDNSTIAAMEKVVKHAATSALSEQPSFYDTLCGEGGSNRVGDNRCVEPETNLTVHFLDRNLFPNGAYLDLWRKKNVKAACVKMGCFVLHNNWIGGRLKKLERQVLSGLWDYDSSTRMCLQNLP
- the LOC122310815 gene encoding beta-arabinofuranosyltransferase RAY1 isoform X6 — encoded protein: MPICYPCLLMKPPRILFLRSFLYFLFWIHADYCSAVCFGSQAFQVGLWSVWLSGFVLIGLSLYSTQRLPTLKDRIRVTKLDQEAVGDPDNPKITIFSAPSPFNGSVGARQSLAIRSWLALSAQIIVVLFSQDPSAVSFAVPFGSRVLVEPNIDFTFLGTPFFHSMIARSRSFTSDIFVVIDPETILLPDFISTLNYAYELDRDWLLVASSRNFSYFPYYLDEAGKHWQRGDGKWVRTQELQELLSKIWRWNRCEGRMLMAWNSGDWPLHTGVLPPFLYGKGIHNHWVINEAVSSELRFVFDASWTISSFHLNHQDHWPNGIVGDSRVSDIENRRWEYVGNSHIGALYGSLLYREANYSSLIKLLKCSGQYVFTNTTEKTVYPYGYQSARSLCKRRILHSWWKKRIVACVDAIKSLDKILDCSLKDQMRPSAPLDLSFSLESLLPLIADKNKTIVLAVAGYSYKDMLMNWVCRLRRLLITNFMICALDQETYSFSVLQGLPVFKDPLAPNNISFNDCHFSTECFQRVTKVKSRMVLSILKLGYNVLLSDVDVYWFMNPLPLLHSLGPAVLVAQSDEFNKTGSACFQGPTGSK